The following nucleotide sequence is from Paenibacillus andongensis.
AATCCACCCGGCATGCAGCAGATCAGTCTGATTGAGGGAAATGTGAGAGGTCCGGTCGTAGGAGGGAATCTCACTTCATTTGTGGATACCCTTGGAACTCCATACGAAATTGATACGACGGGTAAAATATTGGTCATCGAAGAAACACACGAAGCAACGAATGTGATTTACCGACATTTGACTCATCTGATTATGGCAAGGAAATTTCAAGATTGCATTGGAGTGGTCATGGGACAATGCACGAATTGTACCATATCATATTCTACGACGTATAACGACTTGATAACTGGGCTGATTGTTCCTCTAGGAAAACCGCTCATGACCAATGTAAGTACAGCTCATAGCTATTATAAAGCAGCAATCCCCATTGGAGCTAACGTAAACCTTGATACATACAACAACAGGCTTACTGTGCTTGAACCCACGGTAATGGCTTAGCGCATATTTTACAATTTGTCTAAAACGAAAAAAGCCGGTAAAAACCGGCTTTTTCTCATACTAGTTAATTAAACGCCGCGCGCCCCAATAATGAGCATCATAGTAGGGAGTACCAAAGAAAGTGCTAATTTTAACTTCCCTTGTTCCCATCGTACCTGCTTGAAGAACTTTGTTATTTCCAATGTAGATACCTACATGGGAGACTCCGCTTGTATAAGTATCTTGAAGAAACACAAGATCACCTTTACGCAGATTGCTTTTATCAACTGGCGTTCCTAATTGACTCAACAATAGAGATGAATGAAGAAGGTTAAACCCGTTTTGATTAAACGCATATTGAACAAAGCCAGAGCAATCAAAAGCAACATATGGCGTATTGCCGCCAAATACATATGGCGTTCCAAGCTGCTTCATACCAGTTGCAATGATGGCATCTGCTTTTACTTCCCAGCTCTGTTTAACAGGAGCCTTAACAGGAATATTGATAACAATACCTGCGTAGATATTTCGCTCATTAACGTTTGGATTACTAGCGATAAGATCGGCTAAAGGAACATTGAATTTCTGTGAAATGGTCCAGAAAGTGTCAGAATCCGTAGCGACGTATTGATTGGAAGTTGCTGCTGTAGCGATTCCGCCGAATAAGAGACTTGTCGCCATTACGGTTGAAAGAATAATCTTTCTCATGAATTTCCTCCTAGAAGTTATGTAGTTACTTAAATATTCTATCAAAATGAAGAAATAGAGAATATGAGCAAATTATGGATAAACGTGATGTGGGTCAATTTCCGTTCTTTTTGTTTACATAACATACATTATGTATATAACCTCTTAGGAAGTCTCATAATAAACAACTTTCTTCCCCGTGCATGAATCAAAAATTGAGTAGGGGCAACTAGATGATATCAATGCTACGTGGTTGTTTTAGTGGTTGTTTTAGTGGTTGTTTTACACTATGTCAAATGCAGAAATTAATTTTGGAACACTTTGTATAATGTAAATCGTCATAGAAGTAATATAATATAACATATACAGTGATAATACATTACATTAATATAACGTAATTACAAAGTTCAAATGAGGAGGGACCCAATGAATTCAGATCTTTCCCAGCAGAAAGTGGAAATATCGGTGGATGGCGTCTGCATGGTGTTTGGGAAAAAAGGAAAGCAAGTGACTGTACTCCAAGACATCTCGTTCGATGTAGTCCAGAATGAATTCGTATCCTTACTTGGGCCTTCAGGCTGTGGCAAATCAACACTGCTGCGGCTGATGGCTGACCTGCTGCAACCCTCGAGTGGGCAAATTATGATTCAAAAGGATCATCCGCGGGAAGTGCGCCTACGCAGGAAATTCGGCATTGTGTTTCAGAATCCCACGCTGTTCGAGTGGCGAACTGTACGCGAAAATGTGGAGCTTCCCTTAGAGGTGATGGGACGTAATCGCGCGGAGTATCGAGGTATGGTCGATCAACTGCTTGAAACCGTAGGTTTGACGAAATTTAAAGATTATTACCCTTGGCAGCTAAGTGGCGGCATGCAGCAAAGAGTGGCAATTGCACGTGCTTTATCGCTGGATCCGCCTATTTTGTTTATGGATGAACCATTCTCGGCGCTTGATGAATTCACAAAGGAGAAACTGCAATTCGAACTGCTTGAAATTAAAAGAAAGACGAATAAGACGATCGTTTTCGTGACTCATAGTATTCCGGAAGCTGTGTTTTTATCCAATCGAATCATTGTATTATCTGCAAATCCTGGTCGCGTACACTCCGTTCACCACGTCGATTTGGGAGAGGATCGTACTTTGCAAGCCCGAGAATCGGAACGTTTCCATGCTTTGACCGCTTCCATTCGAAATTGCTTCTACGAGGAGAGTGGTGCCCTTGATGATCAAATTGGATAGACAATGGCATCAAGCTGCTGTTATTGCTTGTTGGATAGCGTCATTGCTCCTCCTCTGGGAAGTGTTCGCTTGGCTGATCCATAACGTGATTCAAGTATCACAACCCGACTCCAAACTGCCTTATTTGCATAAGGTGATAACCTCTTTACAAGACAACCTTCCCACGCTCATCAAGCAGGGTTTCACAACGTTCGGCAATGCGATGACTGGCTTCCTGATTGGTACCATTTTCGGCGCTGCCTTAGCCATTACCATAAGCCTCTCCAAAACGGTTGAACACACACTAACTCCCTACATGGTCGCTTCTCAAATGGTGCCCATCATCGGTCTTGCACCGATCCTGTACGGCATCCTCCATGATCCGAGTCTTTCGCGGATCGTTATGGCAGGTTATGTGACATTTTTCCCTGTCACCATTAACTCGCTTCGCGGGCTGCGCAGTGTGCAGCCTGAACAGCTGGAGCTTATGCGCTCCTTAGCTGCTTCAACCTGGCACAGCTACCTGAAGCTCAAGCTGCCATCCGCGCTGCCGGGATTGTTCGCCGGACTCAAGATCTCAGCTCCGCTGGCGATCACAGCTTCCATCATCGTTGAGCTAATGGGGGCTCCCGATGGAATCGGCGTGCTAATGGTTAGCTCTCTATATTACGGAGCTGCACAAGTATACATGTTCTGGTGCACGGTGCTTGTTTCGATTGCCATTGGCTTTACAACCTTTCTTCTACTAGTTCTCTTAGAAAGATGGCTGACACCGTGGCAGCCTGATTTCCGCGAAAGCAGGAGGGGAGGCGCATGAAAGAGGTCATTTTAAGTAAAGAACAACAAGTTTCGGTAACGCCGCTAACGAGTTTAGAAGAACCTACCAGAGTGTACACGGGAAAAGCACAAGAAGGCTACACGGCTATATTCACGCAGCCAATGAAGTTATTTCCGTATTTATTCGGTCTCGTATTCTTGCTGCTTTGGCAATTCAGAGGGATACACACCTTATTCAGCTTAGAACGCTATCAGCTGCCTATTCCTTCGGATATCATCACAGCCATGCGCGAGAATGGCGATATCCTGCTCATTTATACGCTATACACAGGTGTAGAAATGATCGGCGGCTTTCTCGTTGGGTCGCTGCTGGGTTGGCTTGCTGCAGTCGCAGCTTCCTTCAGGCCACAAGCAGGTGCGGGTGCAATTTCGATCATGGCCTCGCTCAATGCGGTGCCGATCGTAGCTCTTGCGCCAATCATGAATAATTGGTTGGGAGACGGCGTCGCTTCACGAATGGGTATCGTCTCAGTCATGACGATGGCTACCATGGCGGTCAGCACCTACAAAGGGCTGCGCTCCATTGAGCCGTCCTACCTAGAGCTAATGACTTCGTACGCGGCTAGCACAAGACAGCTTTTTCTCAAACTAAGATTACCCAAAGCCTTACCATCGATATTCTCAGCCCTTAAAATCAACATGTCAACGAGTATCATCGGTGCGATCGTGGGGGAGTTTTTCATTGCATCGCGTGGCTTAGGATACTTGCTTTCGGACCAAATCCGACTGGCCAATATGCCCTTAGCTTGGGCTTGTATTGTCATCGCAGCTATCCTGGGAATTGTTTTATATACGATCATTCAACTTCTAGAGAAACGCTTTATACCGTGGTCAAATTCCAATCGCTAGATGAAAAAGAATATTTAACATGAGCATCAAGGGATGACACCATCTTTACATACATAGAAATAAATAGGAGAGGATTGGTTCGATTGAAAAAGAGAATCCTTACTGGCAAATTGGCTTTGATGTTTAGTATGTTCATGGTTTTAATTATCATCTCAGCTTGTGCTTCCGAAAAATCTGCAACCACAACGCCAGCTGCATCTACCGCAGCAGGTGCAACCAAGTCCCCTTCGGCAGAGCCGCTCAAGAAGGTCAAAATTCAGTTGAAATGGGTGCCACAAGCGCAGTTCGCCGGAATCTATGCCGCTAAAGAGAAAGGCTTTTACAAGGATGAAGGAATCGATGTAGAAATTGTGCCTGGCGGACCGGATGTTATCATCGAGCAGCAAGTTGTAAATGGCGCTGTCGATATTGGCGTATCGAGCTTTGACTCTTTGTTAGTCAACCGTGACAATGGATTACCTCTCGTCTCGTTGGCGCAAGTAACACAGAAGAGTTCGTACCGTTTAATATCCAAAAAATCGACCGGTATCGATGCGCCAGCCAAAATGAAGGACAAAAAGGTCGGGACATGGATGGGAAGCCAGCAGTTCCAAGTGCTTGCTTTTATGGAGAAGAACGGACTTGACCCGAAGAAAGACATTCAATTGGTCAAACAAGGCTTCACAATGGATCAATTCTTTGGGGATCAGCTGGATGTGGCGACAGCAACGATTTATAACGAGTACTATGTTGTGCTTGAGAGCGGTGTGAAAGAGACAGATTTGAATGTGTTTAACTTTGATGATGCCGGTGTTGCGATGCTGGAGGATACGCTTATTGCGAAGAAGGACTGGGTCGATAAGAACCACGATCTCGCAGTTAAAGCCGTGAGAGCAACCCTGAAAGGCTGGAACTACGCGATTGAGCATCAGGACGAAGTCGTTGATATTGTGATGAAAAGTGTAGCGGCAGGCAGTACAACAAAACAACATCAAACGACGATGCTGAAGGAAATGGCGAAGCTTGTGAAGCCGGAAGGATTTACGAATGAGCAAGTTGGCTCTTTCGTCGATGAGTCGGTGAAACGGACAGCTGACATTGCGCTTAAATATGGCTTGATTAAGAAAGCAGCTGATTTGACTGGGGCTATTGATAAAACGATTTTACAGGGCAAGTGAGTTTTGGAAAGGCAAGAGGATCGTGGATGACTGTAGTCTGCGATCCTTCTTTACATCATCAGGAGAGGGGAGCTGGGCTTATGAGCGCTAACGAAGTTAGTGATCTGCTAACGAAGGAGGACCTGCTTGAGAAAGATCGCAAATATGTGTGGCATCACATGTCAGCACATAACGAAAATCCGATGATACTTGCTTCTGGTGAGGGAAGCTGGGTTACGGATGTGGATGGGAATCGCTATTTGGATGGCATGTCCGGATTATGGTGCGTGAATGTGGGTCACGGCAGAAAAGAAATTGCGGAGGCTGCCGCTGAGCAAATGATGAAAATCGCTTATGCTACGCTCGTCCAATCTCATGTACCCGCGATTGAATTAGCTGCGAAATTGAATGAGTGGCTGGATGGTGAGTATCGGATTTTTTACTCAAATTCAGGGTCGGATGCCAATGAAGTGGCTTTCAAGATTGCTCGCCAATACCATCATCAGAATGGAAAGCCGTCCAAACATAAGTTCATCTCAAGACACCGTGCTTATCATGGCAATTCAATGGGGGCACTGGGTGCAACAGGGCAAGCGCAGCGTAAGTTGAAATATGAACCGCTTGGTGTAGGCTTTCAGCATGTGCCACCGCCTTATTGCTATCGCTGCCCATTCGGCCAGACAAAAGGGTCATGCAGTTTTCAATGCGCCAAAGCCATCGAGGATGCCATTGTTTGGGAGGGGCCAGATTCTGTTGCCGGCGTAATCGTAGAGCCCGTGATTACGGGAGGCGGAATGATTGTTCCTCCGGACGAGTACCTGCCCATGGTGCGCAGCATTTGTGATAAGTATAAAGTGCTCCTCATTGTAGATGAAGTGATTTGCGGATTCGGTCGATCCGGCGAGAAGTTCGGTCATCTGAATTATGGAGTGAGACCGGACATCGTGACAATGGCCAAAGGCTTGACCAGTGCGTACTCGCCTCTTTCTGCAACCGCTGTTTCGGCTGAACTGTATGAATCGTTCAAAGATAAAGAAGCGACCAGCCATTTAAGACACATCAATACGTTTGGAGGTAATCCAGTCTCTTGCGTTGTTGCAATGAAGAATATGGAGATTTTGGAAAAAGAAAACCTGGTTGCGCGCTCTGCTCATATCGGAAACACATTTAGAACTCAATTGGAACCTTTGCTTGACCACCCGCATGTTGGGGAGATACGCATTTTTGGATCAGCGATGGGTATCGAGCTTGTAGAAGATCAAGAGTCGAAGCTTCCGGCAACTGCTGACCGCGTGACGAAGATCATAGCAAGCTGCAAGCAAAAAGGTCTGCTCATTGGGAGGAACGGGGATACAGTGCCTGGATTTGCTAACATTCTCACGCTAAGTCCACCTTTATCTTCGACAAATGAGGATATTGCTTTTATCATCGAGACCTTGCTTGCTGTGTTTGATGCCAATCAGGAGAAAGGATGATAGGTCTTGCCTAAAGCACCTCAGATACAAATTAACGCTTCACGACTGCAACAGCGAATTCAGGAGCTCGCCGAAATCGGGAAAATTGGAGAGACGGGCGTATGCAGATTAGCCTTGTCCAAAGAAGATCGAGAAGGCGTGGAGTTAGTGAAAAGTTGGATGCAGGAAGCTGGGATGGAAGCTTCAATCGATCCATTCGCCAACTTAATTGGTGTGCTTAAGGGGAGCAATCCGAGTGCGCCTGTACTTATGCTAGGCTCTCATGTGGATTCGCAGCCTTATGGCGGTAGATTTGATGGTGCGATAGGCGTACTTGGTGCGATTGAGGTGGTCCAAACGCTGGTGGAGGAAGGGATAAAGCCAGAATGTAATATTGAAGTTGTGGCATTCTGCGATGAAGAGGGCTGCCGCTTCAACAAAGGGCTTTTCGGCGTTCGCGGTATGACCGGAAAGCTTGAAGCAAATGAGTTGGAGCGTACGGATAAAAATGGCGTTACACGTAGAGAAGCTTTGGTTCAGTTTGGGTGTGACCCTGTTGAATTCGAGAGCTATGTGTTCCAAGAAGGTCGGATTGGCGCTTTTCTGGAGCTGCATATCGAGCAAGGTCCAGTTCTGGAGTCACTCGATGCTCCGATTGGTATCGTCAGCGGAATCTCTGGTCCATTATGGCTCACGGTAGAGATGACCGGCTTCGCTGGGCACGCGGGTTCGGTGCCGATGTCTATGCGCCAAGACGCGCTTCTAGGCTGTGCCAAAATCATTGTGGCGCTCAATGAGTTAGTGCGGCAGGAGCCAGGTGCTCCGACCGTCGGAACGGTAGGCTCCCTTACGGTGTTTCCGGATTCCCGCAATATCATCCCGGAGAAGGTATCCTTCACCATTGACTTGCGGGACATTGATTTACGGCGTCGCAATGCGGTAGAAGCGGAGCTGATCAGCGTGATCGAGAACGTGTCGCACGAGCATGGTCTCACGTATACGATTCGCGAAGATACGAACAGTGAACCCCGCTACTGTGCGAACTGGATCAAGCAAAGCCTGCATCAGGAAGCAGCTCTGATGGGGTTGGCTCCGCCAGAGCTGATGAGCGGACCTTTTCATGATTCGCTTACCATGTCCTATGTTTGTGACTATGGGATGATTTTCGTTCGATGCCTCGAAGGCATCAGTCACAATCCCAAAGAATATGCTAGTCCAGAGGACATTACGATGGGCACGGAGCTTTTATACCGTACCGCACGACGGATCGCCACGGAAAAGGGGGGCTTCCAGCCATGAGCAAAGTGAAAGTTGGCCTCATTCAAGCCTCGCATGATGTGCATGGCGATGAGGCCGTGGTCAAACACAAAGAAGCAGCGATACAAAAGCATATCGCGTTGGTTCGTAAAGCGGCGCAGCAAGGCGCGCAGATCATTTGCTTGCAAGAAATATTCTACGGCCCTTATTTCTGCGCAGAGCAAACAACTAAGTGGTACGATGCCGCAGAGGAAATACCAAAGGGGCCAACGACTATGCTCTTCCAGGAACTGGCGAAGGAACTCGGGGTTGTCATCATCCTTCCTATATATGAGAGAGAAGGCATCGCTTCGTATTACAATACGGCTGCTGTGATTGATGCGGATGGCACCTATTTGGGCAAATACCGCAAACATCACATTCCGCATGTGGCGGCGGGAGGCGGTACTTGCGGGTTCTGGGAGAAGTATTATTTTAAACCAGGTAATCTGGGCTATCCCGTTTTTGATACAGCGTTTGCTAAGGTTGGGGTTTACATCTGTTACGATCGCCATTTCCCAGAAGGAGCAAGGGCTCTCGGACTTGGCGGAGCAGAGATTGTGTTCAATCCTTCCGCTACAGTATCGGGGACGTCGGAGTATCTCTGGAAGCTTGAACAACCGGCTCACGCCGTGGCCAATGGGTATTATGTCGGTGCCATTAATCGTGTTGGTCACGAAGCTCCGTGGAACATGGGAGAATTCTATGGTCAATCTTACTTGGTGGATCCGCGCGGTTCGATTGTTTCCATCGGAAGTCGGAATCAAGATGAAGTGGTCATCGGCGAAATGGACAAAGAGTTAATCCGTGAAGTCCGCAATGTTTGGCAATTTTATCGGGATCGCAGGCCTGAAACCTATGAACAAATTGTTAGCTTATAAGCGTGGGAGGGGGAGCGAAGATGAGTTCAACATTTATTTCCTTAACCGATTTGAAACGCAATTTCGCGGAGGTCAAATCCGGTATGAAGCCGAAAGAGGCGATCGAGGAATCGAACCGCTGCTTATTTTGTTATGATGCTCCTTGCATTCGTGCCTGTCCAACGGGGATTGATATTCCTTCTTTTATCAAAAAGATTGCTTCCGGCAATCTCAAAGGCTCCGTACGTACAATTATGGAAGCGAATCCGGTAGGGGCCTCTTGCTCAAGGGTATGTCCCACAGAGGAGCTTTGTGAAGGAGCTTGTGTACTCAATCATTCGTCCAAGCCTATCCTAATTGGCAACTTACAGCGCTATGCGACGGATTGGGCTATTAAGAATGAACAAATATTGTTCAAGGCCGGGACAAGTAATGGGAAGTCAGTTGCTGTGATTGGTGGCGGGCCTGCTGGTTTATCGGCAGCTCGGGAGCTTGCCCGCTTCGGGTTCAAGGTTACGGTGTTTGAGGCGAAGGAGCAGGCTGGAGGGTTAGATACCTACGGAATCGTCTCGTTCCGGCTGCCCCAGGAGATTTCACTATGGGAAGTCGAGCAGGTTAAGCAGTTAGGTGTGGAATTCCATATGAACACGCGAGTCGGCATAGATATAAGCAGCGCAGATTTACTGGGCGACTATGATGCCGTTGTTCTGGCTGTGGGAATGTCAAGGGTTCCGATGCTGGGTATTGAAGGCGAAGCCTTAAAAGGCGTGTACGATGCCATCGATTTTGTGGAATCTACGAAGACAGAACAGGAGCTGGATACATCCCTCGTTGGTAAGCGGGTAGCTGTCATAGGAGCGGGGAATACAGCAATAGATGCGGCGACGTGCTCAGTAAGGCTAGGAGCTGAAAAAGTGCAAATTGTGTATCGGCGTACACAGGAAGAGATGACGGCGTATGATTTTGAATATGATTTCGCTAAGCAGGATGGCGTTGCGTTTCAGTGGCTTACGGCTCCAAAACGGATCATTGGGGATGCGAATGGGAATGTCGTAGCATTAGAATGCTTGCGCATGGAACTAGTGGAAGTAGATGCGGGGCGCAAACGTCCGCTTCCCATTGAAGGCTCAGAATTTATCATGGAGGTAGATGCCGTTATTAAGGCGATTGGGCAGACGAGGCATGTTTCCCTCATTGATCAATTCGAACTTGCACATACACGAGGAACCGTTACAGTTGATCCGTCAACAGGTCAAACGTCCAATCCCAAGGTGTATGCAGCGGGCGACGTCATTTTCGGAGAAGGACAGGGAGAAGCAATGGTTGTATCGGCGGCTCAGCAAGGCAAACAAACGGCTTATGCTATTTATAATCAACTGGTGAAAAGGGAAAATGCTTCGGCTTAATGACTTTCTAAATGGATCGGGAGGGATTCAACATGGCTGATTTACGCATAAATCTAGCAGGTATAGCGTCACCTAATCCGTTCTGGTTAGCATCGGCGCCACCGACCAACACGGGTTATCAAGTTCAACGCGCTTTCGAAGCGGGGTGGGGTGGAGCGGTTTGGAAAACACTTGGTGATCCCATTATTAATACGTCTTCGCGTTTTGCAGCTATTCATTTCAACGGACAACGCGTTGCAGGCTTCAATAATATTGAACTCATCACGGACCGACCGTTAGAGGTTAATCTTAAAGAAATTTATGAGACGAAGAAGCGTTTTCCGAATCATGCGGTTGTTGTATCCCTGATGGTTGAGCCGAACCGAGAGAAATGGCATGAGATTGTAAAAAAGGTCGAAGCTGTCGGTGTCGACGGCTTGGAGCTGAACTTTGGCTGCCCGCATGGCATGGCTGAACGCGGCATGGGTGCTGCTTCGGGGCAGCAGCCAGATCTCGTGGAGGCGCAGACGATGTGGGTGAAGGAAGCGGCGACGACGCCGGTCATCGTGAAGTTGACGCCGAACATCACAGATATTACGAGCACCGCTAAGGCGGCGGTTCGAGGTGGAGCGGATGCGATATCGTTGATCAATACGATTAACTCATTAGCTGGCGTGGATATCGATTCGTGGAACACGATTCCGCATGTCGGGGGCAAGGGCTCTCATGGCGGCTATTGCGGACCAGCAGTTAAACCCATTGCCCTCCATATGGTTGCTGATTGTGCGCGAAACCTAGAGGTTGGCGTACCTATTTCTGGCATTGGCGGTATTTCCAATTGGCGAGATGCCGTTGAGTTCATGCTGATGGGCGCGACGGGCGTTCAAGTGTGTACGGCAGCGATGCACCATGGTTTCCGCATTGTGGAGGATATGATCGATGGCTTGAACAACTATTTGGATGAAAAAGGTCTCGCCAGCGTCACAGAATTGATCGGGAAATCCGTTCCGCGCTACTCCGATTGGGGGAACTTGGATTTGAACTATGCGGTTGTGGCGCGAATTGACACGGATACCTGTATCAACTGCAACAAATGCCATATCGCTTGCGAAGATACGTCTCATCAATGCATAGATATGTTGACGGGCGATCAGGGTCAGTCCTATTTGCAAGTACGCGAAGAAGATTGTGTGGGATGTAACTTATGTGCGATTGTTTGTCCCGTTGAAGGCGCCATTTCTATGATTGAGGTATCAGGAACAGAAGCGCCAATGACTTGGAACGAAAGGCAGGAGGCCGTCGCCAAGCTGTCAGCAGGCAAAGAAACCACCAAGAAGGAGGCTGTGTAACCATGTCCAAGCTCATTAAGAACGGAACGATCGTGACGTCTGTTGACCAGTACCAAGCGGACGTCCTTATCGAGAACGGGATCATTACGCAAATAGGTTTGAACCTCTCCAAGGAAGGGGCAGAAATTGTCGATGCCGCAGGTCATTACGTGTTCCCAGGCGGTATTGATCCGCATACCC
It contains:
- a CDS encoding C40 family peptidase; the protein is MRKIILSTVMATSLLFGGIATAATSNQYVATDSDTFWTISQKFNVPLADLIASNPNVNERNIYAGIVINIPVKAPVKQSWEVKADAIIATGMKQLGTPYVFGGNTPYVAFDCSGFVQYAFNQNGFNLLHSSLLLSQLGTPVDKSNLRKGDLVFLQDTYTSGVSHVGIYIGNNKVLQAGTMGTREVKISTFFGTPYYDAHYWGARRLIN
- a CDS encoding ABC transporter ATP-binding protein; this encodes MNSDLSQQKVEISVDGVCMVFGKKGKQVTVLQDISFDVVQNEFVSLLGPSGCGKSTLLRLMADLLQPSSGQIMIQKDHPREVRLRRKFGIVFQNPTLFEWRTVRENVELPLEVMGRNRAEYRGMVDQLLETVGLTKFKDYYPWQLSGGMQQRVAIARALSLDPPILFMDEPFSALDEFTKEKLQFELLEIKRKTNKTIVFVTHSIPEAVFLSNRIIVLSANPGRVHSVHHVDLGEDRTLQARESERFHALTASIRNCFYEESGALDDQIG
- a CDS encoding ABC transporter permease; this translates as MKEVILSKEQQVSVTPLTSLEEPTRVYTGKAQEGYTAIFTQPMKLFPYLFGLVFLLLWQFRGIHTLFSLERYQLPIPSDIITAMRENGDILLIYTLYTGVEMIGGFLVGSLLGWLAAVAASFRPQAGAGAISIMASLNAVPIVALAPIMNNWLGDGVASRMGIVSVMTMATMAVSTYKGLRSIEPSYLELMTSYAASTRQLFLKLRLPKALPSIFSALKINMSTSIIGAIVGEFFIASRGLGYLLSDQIRLANMPLAWACIVIAAILGIVLYTIIQLLEKRFIPWSNSNR
- a CDS encoding aspartate aminotransferase family protein; this encodes MSANEVSDLLTKEDLLEKDRKYVWHHMSAHNENPMILASGEGSWVTDVDGNRYLDGMSGLWCVNVGHGRKEIAEAAAEQMMKIAYATLVQSHVPAIELAAKLNEWLDGEYRIFYSNSGSDANEVAFKIARQYHHQNGKPSKHKFISRHRAYHGNSMGALGATGQAQRKLKYEPLGVGFQHVPPPYCYRCPFGQTKGSCSFQCAKAIEDAIVWEGPDSVAGVIVEPVITGGGMIVPPDEYLPMVRSICDKYKVLLIVDEVICGFGRSGEKFGHLNYGVRPDIVTMAKGLTSAYSPLSATAVSAELYESFKDKEATSHLRHINTFGGNPVSCVVAMKNMEILEKENLVARSAHIGNTFRTQLEPLLDHPHVGEIRIFGSAMGIELVEDQESKLPATADRVTKIIASCKQKGLLIGRNGDTVPGFANILTLSPPLSSTNEDIAFIIETLLAVFDANQEKG
- a CDS encoding ABC transporter substrate-binding protein gives rise to the protein MKKRILTGKLALMFSMFMVLIIISACASEKSATTTPAASTAAGATKSPSAEPLKKVKIQLKWVPQAQFAGIYAAKEKGFYKDEGIDVEIVPGGPDVIIEQQVVNGAVDIGVSSFDSLLVNRDNGLPLVSLAQVTQKSSYRLISKKSTGIDAPAKMKDKKVGTWMGSQQFQVLAFMEKNGLDPKKDIQLVKQGFTMDQFFGDQLDVATATIYNEYYVVLESGVKETDLNVFNFDDAGVAMLEDTLIAKKDWVDKNHDLAVKAVRATLKGWNYAIEHQDEVVDIVMKSVAAGSTTKQHQTTMLKEMAKLVKPEGFTNEQVGSFVDESVKRTADIALKYGLIKKAADLTGAIDKTILQGK
- a CDS encoding NAD(P)-dependent oxidoreductase; the protein is MSSTFISLTDLKRNFAEVKSGMKPKEAIEESNRCLFCYDAPCIRACPTGIDIPSFIKKIASGNLKGSVRTIMEANPVGASCSRVCPTEELCEGACVLNHSSKPILIGNLQRYATDWAIKNEQILFKAGTSNGKSVAVIGGGPAGLSAARELARFGFKVTVFEAKEQAGGLDTYGIVSFRLPQEISLWEVEQVKQLGVEFHMNTRVGIDISSADLLGDYDAVVLAVGMSRVPMLGIEGEALKGVYDAIDFVESTKTEQELDTSLVGKRVAVIGAGNTAIDAATCSVRLGAEKVQIVYRRTQEEMTAYDFEYDFAKQDGVAFQWLTAPKRIIGDANGNVVALECLRMELVEVDAGRKRPLPIEGSEFIMEVDAVIKAIGQTRHVSLIDQFELAHTRGTVTVDPSTGQTSNPKVYAAGDVIFGEGQGEAMVVSAAQQGKQTAYAIYNQLVKRENASA
- the preA gene encoding NAD-dependent dihydropyrimidine dehydrogenase subunit PreA, with protein sequence MADLRINLAGIASPNPFWLASAPPTNTGYQVQRAFEAGWGGAVWKTLGDPIINTSSRFAAIHFNGQRVAGFNNIELITDRPLEVNLKEIYETKKRFPNHAVVVSLMVEPNREKWHEIVKKVEAVGVDGLELNFGCPHGMAERGMGAASGQQPDLVEAQTMWVKEAATTPVIVKLTPNITDITSTAKAAVRGGADAISLINTINSLAGVDIDSWNTIPHVGGKGSHGGYCGPAVKPIALHMVADCARNLEVGVPISGIGGISNWRDAVEFMLMGATGVQVCTAAMHHGFRIVEDMIDGLNNYLDEKGLASVTELIGKSVPRYSDWGNLDLNYAVVARIDTDTCINCNKCHIACEDTSHQCIDMLTGDQGQSYLQVREEDCVGCNLCAIVCPVEGAISMIEVSGTEAPMTWNERQEAVAKLSAGKETTKKEAV
- a CDS encoding M20 family metallo-hydrolase produces the protein MPKAPQIQINASRLQQRIQELAEIGKIGETGVCRLALSKEDREGVELVKSWMQEAGMEASIDPFANLIGVLKGSNPSAPVLMLGSHVDSQPYGGRFDGAIGVLGAIEVVQTLVEEGIKPECNIEVVAFCDEEGCRFNKGLFGVRGMTGKLEANELERTDKNGVTRREALVQFGCDPVEFESYVFQEGRIGAFLELHIEQGPVLESLDAPIGIVSGISGPLWLTVEMTGFAGHAGSVPMSMRQDALLGCAKIIVALNELVRQEPGAPTVGTVGSLTVFPDSRNIIPEKVSFTIDLRDIDLRRRNAVEAELISVIENVSHEHGLTYTIREDTNSEPRYCANWIKQSLHQEAALMGLAPPELMSGPFHDSLTMSYVCDYGMIFVRCLEGISHNPKEYASPEDITMGTELLYRTARRIATEKGGFQP
- a CDS encoding nitrilase-related carbon-nitrogen hydrolase, with amino-acid sequence MSKVKVGLIQASHDVHGDEAVVKHKEAAIQKHIALVRKAAQQGAQIICLQEIFYGPYFCAEQTTKWYDAAEEIPKGPTTMLFQELAKELGVVIILPIYEREGIASYYNTAAVIDADGTYLGKYRKHHIPHVAAGGGTCGFWEKYYFKPGNLGYPVFDTAFAKVGVYICYDRHFPEGARALGLGGAEIVFNPSATVSGTSEYLWKLEQPAHAVANGYYVGAINRVGHEAPWNMGEFYGQSYLVDPRGSIVSIGSRNQDEVVIGEMDKELIREVRNVWQFYRDRRPETYEQIVSL
- a CDS encoding ABC transporter permease; the protein is MIKLDRQWHQAAVIACWIASLLLLWEVFAWLIHNVIQVSQPDSKLPYLHKVITSLQDNLPTLIKQGFTTFGNAMTGFLIGTIFGAALAITISLSKTVEHTLTPYMVASQMVPIIGLAPILYGILHDPSLSRIVMAGYVTFFPVTINSLRGLRSVQPEQLELMRSLAASTWHSYLKLKLPSALPGLFAGLKISAPLAITASIIVELMGAPDGIGVLMVSSLYYGAAQVYMFWCTVLVSIAIGFTTFLLLVLLERWLTPWQPDFRESRRGGA